The Terriglobus roseus sequence ACCACCACATGCTTGATCGCTGCAGAGCTGGTGGTCGCGACGATGGGGGCGTTCAAGGACGGCAGAGGAGTCGTGGCGCATCCAGTCACGAAAATCGAGGACAGCAACAACGACGCGCAGGCTTTACGAACCATGGGGAGTTCCTTCCCGGCTGGGATTAGGGTGTGTTCTTGTCCCTCCATAGTGGTGGCAGTGCTGCTGAGAATGATGAAACGCAGGTCAACGCGCGATGAATCCCTTGAGTCGATCGAACTACTTTCCGATGCAGAAGCTGGAGAAGATCAGGTTCAACACATCGTCCGCGGTAGTCTGTCCGGTCAGTTCATCCAGTGCCCGCAGGGCTTCATACACGTCCAGCAGAATCATCTCGTGCGGCAGCTCTCGGATCGCTGCAGACCGCGCCATTGCTAGCGATGACGCAGCGTTGGCGACGGCATTTCGCTGCCGCAGGTTGGTGAGCGTGGCGCCACCATCGCCCGTCTGAGCACTGCCGCGCGCAAGCGAAAGAATACCCGCGCGCAAGGCCTCAACACCCTCGCCGCTGACTGCCGAGACCCAAATGGTCTGGCGCGTAAAGTCGCTCCGCTGGTTTGTCCAGGAAACCTCGTCAGGCAGCCTCTCGCGCAGCAGGTCGATCTTGTTGCGCACCTCGATCACAGGCCGCCCGAGCAGGGACTCCTTCAGCGATACCTCTTCATCCGTCTCCGCCGCGGTAGCGTCGACCACCAGCAGAACAGCGTCGGCGTCCGCAATGGTCTGGCGCGAGCGCGCGACACCCATGCTCTCTGCCTCGTCGACCGTCTCCCGGAGGCCGGCCGTGTCCAGCAACTCCACCGGCACGCCTTCCATGCTGATGTGCTCGGAGATGACATCGCGCGTGGTGCCCGGGGTCGCCGTCACGATCGCACGATCCCGCTCGACCAGCCGATTAAAGAGGGAACTCTTACCGGCATTGGGACGACCAACGATCGCCAGTCGCAGACCCTCACGCATGAGCCGCCCGTGCGCGAAGCTTGTAAGCAGGGTGTTCAGAGAAGTCTCGATGGCTGCGATGGGCGCATCGATCTCTGCCGCAGACAGGGTGTCGAGGTCGTCTTCGGCGAAGTCGATGCCTGCTTCAAGCGCCGCGATGAGGGAGATGAGCGCATCTTTCGCAGGCCGTATTGCCGTGGCAATGCTGCCACCCATCTGCTGTGCTGCCAGCTTCGCCTGACCCAGTGTCTGCGCATCGATGAGGTCGCGTACGGCCTCTGCTTCGGTCAGGTCGAGGCGACCGCGAAGAAAGGCTCTCTCGGTGAATTCTCCGGGCCTTGCAGGCTGTGCGCCGCGATCGACGCAGGCGCGCACCAGCCAGTCCAGGACCACTGGCGCACCGTGCGTCGCGATCTCCACGAGATCCTCACCGGTGTAACTGTGCGGTGCTTTGAAGAAAGTGATGAGCGCATCGTCGACGCGGGCTCCGCTCTCGTCGCGGAGGATGGCGTACTGGGCCAGGCGGGGGGTGTTTGTGTTGATGGATGGTACGAGGTTTTGGGCGATCGTGATTGCTGCCGGGCCGGAGAGACGCACGATGCCGATGCCGCCGCGTCCTGCGGGAGTGGCGATGGCGACGATGGAGGTGTCGTCCAGCAGGGTGGCGGCTGTCATGGGTTGATTCTATGGATTTGTGGGAGGGGTCGCGCTTTCGCGCTGGTCCCATGTTTCAGAAGCGAGACATGGGGCACCCGGGGTTAGTGGCTGGAAGGTGCTGGGGGCGGCGGGACGGGATCCCGGCACATTTTGTCACAGCCAGCGGAATGCAGGTCCTTCGACTTCGCTGCGCTTCGCTCAGGATGACAGCGCTGTGAGAGGGAGCAGTGTTCCGAGCGAGGAGCAGTGGCCAGAAAAGGGGATGTAAGCGATGCCCGGCCCGAAGCCGGGCTATCATTGCATCTCCCAGCAGCACGGACACGCGCGAAGCGTGTTGAGAACGGTGCGAAGCACTTAGCGCCGGCGGAAGCGTTCGCGGATTTTGTTGGCTCGCTCGTCGCTCTCGCGGCTGCGCCAGTTTTCCGGGTACAGGACCACGAAGCGGGTCGGGCCTTCACCGCTGGACTCGGTCCGCATGCCCTCTGCACCCTTCAAGGCCAGGTGCAGCATACGGCGTTCCCGGCTGCTCATGGGGTCGAAGGAATAGGGGCGGCCACTGGTCTTGACGGCAGCGATGCCTTCCTTTGCGGTGTTCAACAACTCGCGATTGCGTGCGGCCTTGAAACCGTTCGCGTCGAACGAGATGCGGTCATGCTCTTCCGGCTCAAGGCGCAGGATCTTTGCGCAAATGTGTTCCAGTGCACGCAGCACCTCGCCATCGCGAGCGGTCAGCAGATCGGCATCGGGGCCGCTCAGCTCCACGTAGATCACGCGGTCTTCCAGGCCATCCGGATCGGCCGCGCCGGCCCCGGCAGTGATGCGGAAGCGAAGCTTCATGCCACCCGTGGTGGTCAGCATTTTCAGGAAGTCTTGGGTCTGCTGTGCTGCCGTCTTCAGGTCTTGCATACTGCTCTCCCGGGATCGCCTCCGCCCCTGCGGTTGTCGTCCGTTACGCGGTGGCTTCGTTGCAATACACACCGGCTGCAACGTGGGTTGCAGCCGGTGGCGTTCTGTTGATTATCGCTTGCCCTGGATGGTCTTGGCCTGCGGTGCGCCCACCTTGCGACGAGCGCGCTTGGCGGCAAGTTCCCGCATCTCACGGCCTTCCTTCGTTTGGTTCATGCCAAACTGCGCTGCCACCATCATCAGGTTGCCAACGCACCAGTACAGAGCCAGACCGGAGGAGTAGTTCCAGGTGATGAAGCCGGAGAAGACCGGCATCATGAAGGCCATCATCTTCTGCTGCTGCGGATCCATACCCGGTGCCGGCATATAGAACTGCGTCAGGAACTGCGACAGCACCATGATGACGGGCAGCACGTGATATGGGTCGGCGGCCGTCAGATCATGCAGCCAGAACCAATGCGCCTCGCGCAGTTCGACCACCTTGGGCAGCATGCCCAGCATGGCAAACAGCAGCGGGAAGGTCAGCAGCGTGGGAACGCATCCGCCCAGCATGTTGACGCCATTGTCCTTCTGCAGCGCCTGGATCTCGACGTTCATGTCGGCGCGCTTCGGGTCGGTCAGCTTGTACTTTGCATACTTCGCCTTGATGGCGTCCATCTGCGGCTGGATGCGCTGCATCTTCAGGCCGCTCTTCAGGCTCTGATAGCGGAAGGGCAGCAGCACCAGGTTGACCACAACGGTCAACGTAACGATGGCCCAGCCCCAGTTGCTGGCGAAGTGGTCGTGAATCCAGTTCAGGAACCAGAAGAGGAACTTCGCGATGGGGCCCCAGAAGCCAAAGTCCACGACCGGTTCCAGCGTGGCAGACGAACCGCTGACGGCAATGCCCTTCAGCACTTCGACCGACTTGGGACCGGCATAGATGCGCGTCGAGGTGGCGCCATTGGTATCGCCTACGGCAATACCGACAACCGGCACGTCAACCGGCTTGCCACTGCTCTTGCCGTCTTTCTGAAGCTTGGCGACGTCGATGGTGTTGTGCAGCGTTACCGCGGTGGCGGAGCCTGCCATGTCCGGCAGGAACATCGCGGCGAAGTAGCCATCGGAGGTGCCGGCATAGTCCAGCGGACTGTTGAGGGTCTCGCCGCCGCTGACCTTCTTGAAGTCGGTGTGCTCGGCCTTGCCATCACGCATGGTCTCAATGCGCGATCCGTTGTAGTCCAGCACCTGGTCCTGATCGCCAAAGCCAGCGGGCCACGCCAGCAGCGCGCGTACGGGCGCGCCGTTGATCTTGACGCTGGTCTGGGCCTTCAACACATAGGTGCTGTCAAAGGTGAAGGTCTTGGTCGCTTCCACATTGCCCTGTACGAAATGGAAAGTCAGCGTCTGCGGCGCGGTGAGCGAGCCCGTCGCGCTGGGCACGAACATCGCGGCGCGAAGGCCGTTGGTCACGTTGCTGTCATAGGTGTAGAGCGACAGCGGGAAGCCGTACTGTTTGCTGGCCGCAGCGTTCACCAGGTCCAGCGGCGCGCCGTAGCGGTCGTGGAACTTCTTCAGAATCCAGCTGCGCACCTCGGCGCCGCGATTGCTGAAGGTGATCTTGTAGAGCTCGTTCTCGACGGTCGTCGTCGACTCTGCGGTAGCCGCAACGGCTGGCACGGGAGTAGCACTGGCAGCAGGCTGCTGAACGGCGTTCGCGTTGAACTGTGCGGTCTGGCCCGTTGGTGCGCTCTGCGGAGCCGAGCTCTGCGTCTGCGTCGTGGGCGGCTGCAGCGGCTGTTTCTGCTTGCTGCGGTAAAACTGCAGCCCGGCAAACACGCCAAGCATCACGACCATCATGACAAGGAAGGAGGTATTGCTGGTACCGCCTCCTCCTTGATTGGGGTTCTTAATCTCTGCCACGGTTTCCTTGTCTACAGGCGCAGCCCTGCCACGCCGGATTTATCCATCTCCCATGATAAATGGCACGGGAAACGGGCTCGTGAAAGTAAATGGGCTGAGCCGTGCTTTAGTGTGATGCAGTCTGCGGCGGGTAGATGAGGTCGGAGGGGCGGTAGCCGCTTGCTTCCAGCTGCCGATGGATCGTTCGCAGCGTGTCGGCGGGGAGTGCAGGGGTGCGCGAGAGGATCCAACCGTATTTCCGGCTGGGCTCGCCGACGATTGCCCAGCGATACTGCGGGTCGAGGCCAATGACCCAGTAGTCGCCATAGAACGGCCAGAAGAACGTGACCTTGAGCTTCGCGCCGGTGGTCCTGTCTACTACCTTCGCTTTGCCTTTGGCGATCTTAATCGAGCCATCTGCCTGAGTGCAGGCGTTCCGGACGGAGATCTCCGTGCCACTCATTGCGTACTCGGCCGTCACATCGCGGACGCACTTCTTCTCGAATCGATTGGGAATGCGCGCGATCTCGTACCAGCGGCCCAGGTAGCGCTGCAGGTCGACGCGATCCACTGTCCTCAGCGGCGTCTGGGCACGCCCTGAAGTACTTAGCGCGATGGCGAGCGCAGCAAACGATCGCAACAGCTTCATGGATTCCCTCCGGTACGGGGCGGTTACGGCCCTTTGTCTTCAGAACATCATCTATCGCACGGCCCGGATTGGGAACTGTTCGTGCTATCAAGTGTCATGGGAAACCTCGTAGTCGTTGGCAGCCTGAATATGGATATGGTCAGCACCGTGGACCGGATGCCCGCGCCCGGCGAGACGGTCACTGGCAGCGGCTTCTCCACCGTGCCCGGCGGCAAGGGTGCGAACCAGGCGGTCGCGGCCGCCCGGCTCGGCGCGAGTGTCTCGATGCTGGGGTGCGTCGGCTCCGACAGCTTTGGTGCCACGCTGCAGCAGGGCCTGCATGCCGAGGGCATCGATAACTCCGCGGTACAGGAGTGTCCGGGCTCGAGCGGAGTTGCAGCGATCACCGTAGCCGCGGATGGAAGCAACAGCATTGTCGTCTACCCCGGCGCGAATGCACTGCTCTCAAACGAGATTGTTGAAAGGGCAGCGTCCGCCATCCGTTCCGCAGCCATGGTCCTGGTGCAACTGGAGACGCCGATAGCCACCGTGGAGCGCCTCGCAGAGATCTGCGCTGATGCGGGGACGCCTCTGATGCTCGATCCTGCACCGGCGCAGACATTGTCGGCAGGACTGCTGCGAAGTACTACGTGGCTTACGCCGAACGAATCGGAGACGCGGACACTGCTTGGGATCGCTGAAGACCTGCCGGTGGACGAGGCTGCTCAGAGACTGCTTGCGCTGGGGCCGTGGAACGTTGCGCTGAAGGTTGGTGCGCGTGGGGTCTATCTTGCGGGCGCGGCTGTCGCGGGCACGCTGGTCTCCGCGCCGGTGGTCCAGGCCGTCGACACTACGGCTGCGGGTGACTGCTTCAATGCGGCCTTTGCCGTAGCGCTCAGCGAAGGGAAGGCGCCTGTTGAAGCAGCTCGCTTCGCATGCATGGCGGCATCTTTGTCTGCGACGAAGGCCGGAGCCCAGCCATCCATGCCGCTCCGGGAAGAGGTACTGCGGATCATGCGCGCTTAGTCTGCGACACGCATGCCGTCGGGCGCGGCCAGTGTGGCGTAGCTCAGCGCACCCAGCAGCGTTACGCTGGCGCAGACGACGAA is a genomic window containing:
- the yidC gene encoding membrane protein insertase YidC, which codes for MAEIKNPNQGGGGTSNTSFLVMMVVMLGVFAGLQFYRSKQKQPLQPPTTQTQSSAPQSAPTGQTAQFNANAVQQPAASATPVPAVAATAESTTTVENELYKITFSNRGAEVRSWILKKFHDRYGAPLDLVNAAASKQYGFPLSLYTYDSNVTNGLRAAMFVPSATGSLTAPQTLTFHFVQGNVEATKTFTFDSTYVLKAQTSVKINGAPVRALLAWPAGFGDQDQVLDYNGSRIETMRDGKAEHTDFKKVSGGETLNSPLDYAGTSDGYFAAMFLPDMAGSATAVTLHNTIDVAKLQKDGKSSGKPVDVPVVGIAVGDTNGATSTRIYAGPKSVEVLKGIAVSGSSATLEPVVDFGFWGPIAKFLFWFLNWIHDHFASNWGWAIVTLTVVVNLVLLPFRYQSLKSGLKMQRIQPQMDAIKAKYAKYKLTDPKRADMNVEIQALQKDNGVNMLGGCVPTLLTFPLLFAMLGMLPKVVELREAHWFWLHDLTAADPYHVLPVIMVLSQFLTQFYMPAPGMDPQQQKMMAFMMPVFSGFITWNYSSGLALYWCVGNLMMVAAQFGMNQTKEGREMRELAAKRARRKVGAPQAKTIQGKR
- the rbsK gene encoding ribokinase — protein: MGNLVVVGSLNMDMVSTVDRMPAPGETVTGSGFSTVPGGKGANQAVAAARLGASVSMLGCVGSDSFGATLQQGLHAEGIDNSAVQECPGSSGVAAITVAADGSNSIVVYPGANALLSNEIVERAASAIRSAAMVLVQLETPIATVERLAEICADAGTPLMLDPAPAQTLSAGLLRSTTWLTPNESETRTLLGIAEDLPVDEAAQRLLALGPWNVALKVGARGVYLAGAAVAGTLVSAPVVQAVDTTAAGDCFNAAFAVALSEGKAPVEAARFACMAASLSATKAGAQPSMPLREEVLRIMRA
- a CDS encoding lipocalin family protein — translated: MKLLRSFAALAIALSTSGRAQTPLRTVDRVDLQRYLGRWYEIARIPNRFEKKCVRDVTAEYAMSGTEISVRNACTQADGSIKIAKGKAKVVDRTTGAKLKVTFFWPFYGDYWVIGLDPQYRWAIVGEPSRKYGWILSRTPALPADTLRTIHRQLEASGYRPSDLIYPPQTASH
- the mnmE gene encoding tRNA uridine-5-carboxymethylaminomethyl(34) synthesis GTPase MnmE; this encodes MTAATLLDDTSIVAIATPAGRGGIGIVRLSGPAAITIAQNLVPSINTNTPRLAQYAILRDESGARVDDALITFFKAPHSYTGEDLVEIATHGAPVVLDWLVRACVDRGAQPARPGEFTERAFLRGRLDLTEAEAVRDLIDAQTLGQAKLAAQQMGGSIATAIRPAKDALISLIAALEAGIDFAEDDLDTLSAAEIDAPIAAIETSLNTLLTSFAHGRLMREGLRLAIVGRPNAGKSSLFNRLVERDRAIVTATPGTTRDVISEHISMEGVPVELLDTAGLRETVDEAESMGVARSRQTIADADAVLLVVDATAAETDEEVSLKESLLGRPVIEVRNKIDLLRERLPDEVSWTNQRSDFTRQTIWVSAVSGEGVEALRAGILSLARGSAQTGDGGATLTNLRQRNAVANAASSLAMARSAAIRELPHEMILLDVYEALRALDELTGQTTADDVLNLIFSSFCIGK
- a CDS encoding protein jag, whose product is MQDLKTAAQQTQDFLKMLTTTGGMKLRFRITAGAGAADPDGLEDRVIYVELSGPDADLLTARDGEVLRALEHICAKILRLEPEEHDRISFDANGFKAARNRELLNTAKEGIAAVKTSGRPYSFDPMSSRERRMLHLALKGAEGMRTESSGEGPTRFVVLYPENWRSRESDERANKIRERFRRR